The sequence CGCCCTCCTGGACGGGGCGTCCGTCCTCGAGGACGTGGATCCGGTCGGCCAGCGCGAGCGCGTCGACGGGGTCGTGCGTCACGAGTACGGCCGCGCCGCCGAAGCGCCGGAGCTCGTCGGCGAGGAGGTCGCGCACGTCGAGGCGGGTGCCCGCGTCGAGCGCGGCCATCGGCTCGTCGAGGAGGAGCAGCGGCGGCTCCAGCACGAGCGCGCGGGCGAGCGCGACGCGCTGGGACTGGCCGCCCGAGAGCGCGGCGGGCCGCCGGTCGGCGAGGTGCGCGATCCCGAGCCGCTCGAGGAGGGCACGCGCTCGGCCCTCCGCATCGGCGCGGGCGACGCCGTGCGCGCGCGGCCCGAAGGCCACGTTCGCCAGCGCGGACAGGTGCGGGAACAGCAGGTGGTCCTGGAAGACGACGCCGATGCCGCGGCCCTCGGCGGGGATCCGCGCGGCGCTGCCGTCCGCGTCCTCGAGCACCCGCCCGTCGAGCGTCACGCGACCGGCGGTGAGCGGCACGAGCCCGGCGAGCGCGCGCAGCAGCGTGGACTTGCCGGCGCCGTTCGGGCCGACGACCGCGGTCACGGATCCGGCTGCCACCCGCAGGCGCACGTCGAGCCGGAACGCCGGGCGCTCGACGACAACGCGCGCGTCGAGCCCGCGGTCGAGCCCGCCGCCGCTCACGCGTGCACCCCCGAGGTCCACCGGTCCCGCAGGCTGACCAGCACGACGACCGACACCGCGAGCAGCACGAGGCTCAGCACCACGGCGGCGTCCGGATCCGTCTGCAGCGCCAGGTAGGCCGACAGCGGGATCGTCTGGGTCACCCCCGGGAAGCTGCCCGCGAAGGTGAGGGTCGCGCCGAACTCGCCGAGCGCGCGGGCGAAGCAGAGCACCGCGCCCGCGCCGATCCCGGGCGCGACGAGCGGCAGGGTCACGCGCCGGAACACGGTCCAGCGGCTCGCGCCGAGGGTCGCCGCCGCGTCCTCGTAGCGCCGGTCGGCGCCGCGCAGCGCCCCCTCCACCGCGAGCACGAGGAACGGCATGGCCACGAAGGTCTCGGCGATCACCACGGCGGGCGTCGTGAACGGGATGGTGATCCCGGTGAGCGCCTCGAGCGGCCCGCCCACGAGCCCGCGGCGGCCGAGCAGGAGCAGCAGCGCCACGCCGCCGATCACGGGCGGCAGCACGAGCGGCACGGTCACGAGCGCGCGGAGGACCCGCTGCACCACGGGCGGCCTCCCCGCCGAGCGCGAGAGCACGAACGCGAGCGGCACCCCGAGCACGAGGCTCAGCGCGGTGGCCGCGAGCGCGCTGCCGAGCGAGAGGCCGAGGGCGCGGGCGACGGCGGGATCCGCGAGCCGCTCCCCGAGCGTCGCCCACGGCGCGCGCACCACGAGCGCCGCGAGCGGCAGCACGAGGAACGCGAGGGCGACGCCGGCGGGGATCCAGAGGAGGACGGGGACGCGGTCGGCGCGCCGGTCAGGGCGCACGGAACCCCGCGCCGTGGAACACGGCGCGGGCCTCGTCACCGGCCACGAAGTCGGCGAACGCGGCGGCGGCCGCGGGCGACGCGGATCCGGCGAGCGGCGCGATCACGCAGTCCGTCGTGACGTCCACGTCGTCCGGCAGCGGCACGCCTTCGACGCGGTCGCCCGCGGCGCGCACGTCGGTCGCGTAGACGACGGCCGCGTCCACCTCGCCGAGCTCCACGCGGGTGAGGGCGGCGCGCACGTCCTGCTCGAGCGAGTCCGGACGCGGGGTGACGCCCGCCTTGCCGAACGCCTGCGCCGCCGCGGCGCCGCACGGCACCTCGGGCGCGCAGAGGGCCAGCGTGCGGCCGGCGTCGGCGAAGTCGGCGAGGCCCGTGACGCGGCCGGGGTTGCCGGGCGGCACCGCGATCTCGAGCGCGTTGCGGGCGAAGACGCGCGGCTCCGCGGCCGTCTCCCCCGCGTCGACGACCGTCTGCATCGTCGCGGTCGACGCGGAGGCGAACACGTCGGCGGGCGCGCCCTGCACGATCTGCTGCGCGAGCGTCGAGCTGCCGCCGTAGGAGACCGTGACCGCGATGCCCGGGTGCGCGGCCTGGAAGTCGGCGGCGACCTCGTCCATGCTGCCGGTGAGCGATGCGGCCGCCTGCACCACGAGCGTGCCGGTGAGGGAGTCGGGGGCGGGATCGGGGACGCCCGCGGGCGCGGATCCGCCCGCGGAGCACCCGGCCAGGAGGCCGACGGCCAGGGCGCCGACGACGATGCGGGTCCCGCGGATCACGCCCGCCCGCCCGTCAGCGACTCCGGCGCGAGCAGCTCCACGCCCACGTTCGTGGCCTTCACGGTCGCCGCGGCCGGCGCCCCGACCTCGAGCCCGAGCTCGTCGGCGGCCTCGCGGCTGATGAGCGACACCATCCGGAACGGCCCCGCCTGGATCTCGACCTGCGCCATCACGCCGTCCCGCACCACCCGCGTGACGATGCCGGCCATGCGGTTGCGCGCCGAGGTCGGCGGGCGCCGGGCACCGGATGCGGCGAGCGCCCCGTCCGCGGCGAGCTCGGTCGCGAGGTGCGCGAGCTGCACGCCGTCCACGAGGATCAGGCGCCCCTCACCGCGCACGAGGTCGAGCCGGCCGGCGTCGGCCCAGCGCCGGAGCGTGTCGTCGCTCACGCCGATGAGCGCGGCGGCCTCGCTCACGCGGTATCGGAACGGCGGCGCGGAGGGCGGTGCTGCGGCGGGCTCGACCTGGGCATCCGCGGCGCGCGACCGCGTCCGGTCCCTGTTCTGCGTCATGCAGCGATCCTAGGCACCGCACCCGCGGCGCGCGACGGGACGCCGGATCCGCCCGGCGTCCGGCCCCCTCCGGCGCGCGCGTAGCCTGGACGCATGAGCACCTCGCTGGGGATGCCGGCCATGCCGCGTCCCGCCGCCGCGCCGGGACCCGCCCGGCCCGACGACCCGGCGCTCCTCGACCCCTTCGGCCGCCGCGCGACCGACCTCCGCATCTCGCTCACCGACCGCTGCAACCTGCGCTGCACCTACTGCATGCCGGCCGAGGGGCTGCCCTTCACGCCCGACCGGCAGGCGCTGCAGCTCGCCGAGATCGAGCGGCTCGTGCGCATCGGCACGCGCGACCTCGGGGTCCGGCAGGTGCGGTTCACGGGCGGCGAGCCGCTGCTGCGGCGCGACCTGCTGGAGATCGTCGCCGCGTGCGCCGCGATCCCCGACCGTCCCGAGATCTCCCTCACCACCAACGCGATCGGCCTCGCCTCGCGCGCGCAGGCCCTCAAGGACGCGGGGCTCGACCGGATCAACGTCTCCCTCGACTCCGTGCACGCCGAGACCTTCCGCCTCATCACGCGCCGCCCGTTCCTCGACCGCGTGCTCGACGGCATCGACGCCGCGGCGGCCGCGGGGCTCGCGCCCATCAAGATCAACGCGGTGCTCGTGCGCGGCGTCAACGACGACCAGGCGGCGGACCTCCTCGAGTGGGCGGTCGCGGGGGGCCACCAGCTGCGCTTCATCGAGCAGATGCCGCTCGACGCCGACCACGCCTGGGACCGGGCCGAGATGATCACGGCGGCCGAGATCCGGGCGCGCCTCTCGGAGCGCTTCACGCTGGTGCCCGACGAGGCGCCGCGCGACGGCGCCCCCGCGGAGCTGTGGCGCGTGCACTCCCGCGAGGGCGGCGCGGGCACGGCGATGCTCGGCCGCGTCGGCGTCATCGCGAGCGTCACCGAGCCGTTCTGCGCCGACTGCCGCCGCACGCGCCTCACCGCGACCGGCGGCGTGCGCAGCTGCCTCTTCTCCCACACCGAGACCGACCTGCTCGCTCCGCTGCGCTCCGGCGCCTCCGACCGGGAGATCGCCGATCTCTGGCGCCAGGCGATGTGGGCGAAGCCGAAGGGGCACGGCATGGACCAGGTCGACTTCATCCAGCCGGCCCGCTCGATGAGCGCGATCGGGGGCTGACGTGATCGTGCCCGTGGAGCTCTTCGCCGCCGCGTCCGCCGCGCTCGGCCGCACGACCGACGCGCTCGACCTGCCCGACGGCGCGACCCTCGGCGACCTCGTCGACGCGCTCGGCATCCGGGCCTCCGCCTCGGAGGATCCCGCCAACGCCGCCGCCGTCCTCGCCCGCTGCACCTACCTCGTCGAGGGCGTCGCCACCACCGACCGCGAGGCGCCCCTCATCGCGGGCAGCGCGGTGGACGTGCTGCCGCCGTTCTCAGGCGGCTGATCAGGCGTCGACCCCGCGCCCGTCACCGGGCTCGTACGGGACCCGGTCCGCGCCGTGGTCGGTCGCCCCGACGACCCGCGGGCCGTCCGATCCGCGCCCGGGGCGCCCTCATCCGACGCCGTCGGGCTAGCGTGGGGCCATGCGGGACCGCGGGGGGCGGTCGTCCAGCGCACCGCGCGAGGGACGACGTGCGCATGCGCGGAGGGGCGCAGGCGAGGAGTCGCGCGCGCCCGCGTCCGCCCCGGCGCCCCTCGAGTCGCCCCTCCGCGCGGGCGTCGAGCGCGGCATGGTGCGGACGCTCTCGCTCACGGCTCCCCTGCTCGCGCTGCTGTCGCTGCCCTCCTTCGCGGTGAGCGCCCAGGCGGGTCCGTCGCATCCCGCCGCGGTGTCGCTGTGCGTCGCGGCGCTCATGGTCGTGGCCGTGCCGGCGGCCATCGTCCCGCGCGGGCTGCCCGCCTACGCGTGCCTGCGGATCTCGATCGCCCTCTACCTCGCGCTGATCGCCCTCGAGCCGATGCGGCTCGGTGACACGTCGGTCGACGGCTCGCCGCCGTGGCTGGTCACGCTGTCCTGCATCGCGTTCGCGTGCGTCGCCATCGTGGTCGAGCGGCCGCTCCTGGCGTACGCGGCCTGCCTGGCGTGCGTCGCCGCGATCGGCGTGATCTACGCGGGGCACCTCGCCGCGGGCCCCCTCCTCGTGCAGGTCGTGGGGCTCGCCGGGATCGCGGCCGCCCTGGTCCTGGGCGCCCGCGCCCTGCGCTCGCGGGCCACGGCCGCGGACGAGGCGGAGCGCCGCGCCCGCGACGCCTTCGCGAGCTCCCGTCGCGCGGCCGCGGTCGCCGCGGAGCGCATCCGGACGGACGCGCTGCTCCACGACACGGTGCTCGCGGTGCTGCTGTCCGCGGCCGGGCACGACCCGGCCGACCGGATCCTGCTCATGGCGAGGTCGGCGCTCGACATCCTCACCGGCACCACCGGCGGGCCGGACGCCCGCGGACGCACCGTGCGCTTCGCGGACGCCCTCGCCTCCGCCGAGGGCGAGCTGGCCCCGCTCGCCGGGCGCGCGCGGCTCGACCTCGACCGCGCCGCCGACGTCCGGATGCCGACCGAGGTCGGCGACGCGCTCGTCTCCGCGATGACGCAGGCCCTGACGAACAGCGTCCGGCACGCGGGATCGGCGACCACCCGCACCGTGACCGCCGACGCGCTCCGGGACGGCGGCGTGCGGATCCGGGTGCGCGACGACGGCACGGGCTTCGACCCGGACGACATCGGGCCGGAGCAGCTCGGGGTGCGCGTCTCGATCGTCGAGCGGCTGCGGCAGGTCGGCGGCGACGCCCGGATCCGGTCCTCGCCGGGCGACGGCACCACGGTGGTCCTCGTCTGGCGGCCCGCCACCGGATCCCCGTCCCGGGACGCGCAGGAGGCCGACCCCGCGGAGAGCATCGTCTCGCGGCGGGCGCTGTACGCGACGATGACCGTCCTCGTCGTCGGCGCCATCGTCGCCGCGACCCTCCAGGTGGCCCTGGTCCACCGGGCGCCCGGCCCCGTCGTGGGCGCCCTGATCGGCGTCCTGATCCTCCCCGCCATCGTCCGGGGAGCGCGCGCCGGCCGCATGCGCACCTCGACCGCGTGGGTCACCGGGGTCGCGGGGCTCGTGATCTGCGCGGTCGGGCCGATCGGCCTCTCCGCCCGGGACTTCGACTCGGTGTCCGTCTCGTGGCTCACCTGCGGCGTCCTCTCCGGATGCGTCCTGGTGTGGATGTCGGGTCGCCGCCTGCAGCCGCTGCTGACGACCTCCTTCCTCGTCGCGACCGTCGCCGTGTGGGGCGGTGTCGACGACGTGGTGCGGCTCGGCCTGGCCGCCGAGATCGTGCTCGTCGCCGCGGGCCTCGTGATGCACGGCGCCCTCCACCGCATCACCGACGTCGCGCAGCGGGCCGCCACGGACGAGCGCGCGACGCTGCTCTGGCAGGCCGAGCTCGACGCCTACCAGCGGGAGCGGCAGGACCGGCTGCGCATGGCCGAGACCGAGGTCGCGCCCGTGCTCCGCCGGATCATCGCCCGGGACGGGGAGCTGGACGCCGACGGCCAGGCCGAGTGCCGCGTGCTCGAGCAGACGCTGCGGGACGAGATCCGCGGGCGACGGCTGCTCGACGACGGCATGCGGGAGGTCATCCGCGCGCATCGCCGCCGAGGCGCGCTCGTGCAGGTCCTCGACGACGGCGGCGTGGACG is a genomic window of Clavibacter capsici containing:
- a CDS encoding TOBE domain-containing protein; this encodes MTQNRDRTRSRAADAQVEPAAAPPSAPPFRYRVSEAAALIGVSDDTLRRWADAGRLDLVRGEGRLILVDGVQLAHLATELAADGALAASGARRPPTSARNRMAGIVTRVVRDGVMAQVEIQAGPFRMVSLISREAADELGLEVGAPAAATVKATNVGVELLAPESLTGGRA
- a CDS encoding ABC transporter permease, with amino-acid sequence MRPDRRADRVPVLLWIPAGVALAFLVLPLAALVVRAPWATLGERLADPAVARALGLSLGSALAATALSLVLGVPLAFVLSRSAGRPPVVQRVLRALVTVPLVLPPVIGGVALLLLLGRRGLVGGPLEALTGITIPFTTPAVVIAETFVAMPFLVLAVEGALRGADRRYEDAAATLGASRWTVFRRVTLPLVAPGIGAGAVLCFARALGEFGATLTFAGSFPGVTQTIPLSAYLALQTDPDAAVVLSLVLLAVSVVVLVSLRDRWTSGVHA
- the modA gene encoding molybdate ABC transporter substrate-binding protein; the protein is MRGTRIVVGALAVGLLAGCSAGGSAPAGVPDPAPDSLTGTLVVQAAASLTGSMDEVAADFQAAHPGIAVTVSYGGSSTLAQQIVQGAPADVFASASTATMQTVVDAGETAAEPRVFARNALEIAVPPGNPGRVTGLADFADAGRTLALCAPEVPCGAAAAQAFGKAGVTPRPDSLEQDVRAALTRVELGEVDAAVVYATDVRAAGDRVEGVPLPDDVDVTTDCVIAPLAGSASPAAAAAFADFVAGDEARAVFHGAGFRAP
- a CDS encoding MoaD/ThiS family protein, whose amino-acid sequence is MIVPVELFAAASAALGRTTDALDLPDGATLGDLVDALGIRASASEDPANAAAVLARCTYLVEGVATTDREAPLIAGSAVDVLPPFSGG
- the moaA gene encoding GTP 3',8-cyclase MoaA → MSTSLGMPAMPRPAAAPGPARPDDPALLDPFGRRATDLRISLTDRCNLRCTYCMPAEGLPFTPDRQALQLAEIERLVRIGTRDLGVRQVRFTGGEPLLRRDLLEIVAACAAIPDRPEISLTTNAIGLASRAQALKDAGLDRINVSLDSVHAETFRLITRRPFLDRVLDGIDAAAAAGLAPIKINAVLVRGVNDDQAADLLEWAVAGGHQLRFIEQMPLDADHAWDRAEMITAAEIRARLSERFTLVPDEAPRDGAPAELWRVHSREGGAGTAMLGRVGVIASVTEPFCADCRRTRLTATGGVRSCLFSHTETDLLAPLRSGASDREIADLWRQAMWAKPKGHGMDQVDFIQPARSMSAIGG
- a CDS encoding sensor histidine kinase; amino-acid sequence: MVRTLSLTAPLLALLSLPSFAVSAQAGPSHPAAVSLCVAALMVVAVPAAIVPRGLPAYACLRISIALYLALIALEPMRLGDTSVDGSPPWLVTLSCIAFACVAIVVERPLLAYAACLACVAAIGVIYAGHLAAGPLLVQVVGLAGIAAALVLGARALRSRATAADEAERRARDAFASSRRAAAVAAERIRTDALLHDTVLAVLLSAAGHDPADRILLMARSALDILTGTTGGPDARGRTVRFADALASAEGELAPLAGRARLDLDRAADVRMPTEVGDALVSAMTQALTNSVRHAGSATTRTVTADALRDGGVRIRVRDDGTGFDPDDIGPEQLGVRVSIVERLRQVGGDARIRSSPGDGTTVVLVWRPATGSPSRDAQEADPAESIVSRRALYATMTVLVVGAIVAATLQVALVHRAPGPVVGALIGVLILPAIVRGARAGRMRTSTAWVTGVAGLVICAVGPIGLSARDFDSVSVSWLTCGVLSGCVLVWMSGRRLQPLLTTSFLVATVAVWGGVDDVVRLGLAAEIVLVAAGLVMHGALHRITDVAQRAATDERATLLWQAELDAYQRERQDRLRMAETEVAPVLRRIIARDGELDADGQAECRVLEQTLRDEIRGRRLLDDGMREVIRAHRRRGALVQVLDDGGVDDLDQAALDDVLHEVAERLRPVRSSRIVIRTGDPATGTAVTIVASSPDETAVALGLDADDEVDLWMTIPRPTAGARVPTAVPGARTR
- a CDS encoding ABC transporter ATP-binding protein, producing MSGGGLDRGLDARVVVERPAFRLDVRLRVAAGSVTAVVGPNGAGKSTLLRALAGLVPLTAGRVTLDGRVLEDADGSAARIPAEGRGIGVVFQDHLLFPHLSALANVAFGPRAHGVARADAEGRARALLERLGIAHLADRRPAALSGGQSQRVALARALVLEPPLLLLDEPMAALDAGTRLDVRDLLADELRRFGGAAVLVTHDPVDALALADRIHVLEDGRPVQEGAPAEVAARPATAYVARLVGMNRVAGRDAAGHPAVLVAAPDDVTLARGSDAADAEDEARDGPRHVRLTGAVRRVEASAGRVRVTLRLVAPGAEDASAPAELIPDEGAEVTAELDAAAYAALRPGAGERLRVRIPRGS